The following are from one region of the Cyanobium gracile PCC 6307 genome:
- a CDS encoding ferredoxin:protochlorophyllide reductase (ATP-dependent) subunit N: MGVSAPPAQPPTGSLPGDILKESGQREVFCGLTSIVWLHRRMPDAFFLVVGSRTCAHLIQSAAGVMIFAEPRFGTAILGERDLAGLADANEELDRLVKDLLERRPEIRTLFLVGSCPSEVIKLDLAKAAERLNTQLLGRVRVLNYSGSGIETTFTQGEDNALLAMLPLLPSSDEEQLLIVGTLADAVEDRFRLIFERLGIATVRSLPPRRSTDLPPVGKGTRVLLAQPFLSATARALQHRGATLLSAPYPFGVEGSRDWMAAAATAFGVPADRFNAVLDPLVERGRRALEPHREVLAGKRLFLLPDSQMEIPLARFLSRECGMELVEVGTPYLDRQLMAADLALLPPATQLSEGQDVDLQLERVRAARPDLVLCGLGLANPLEAEGIATKWSIELVFSPIHGCDQAGELAELFARPLRRRAVLQLS, from the coding sequence ATGGGTGTATCCGCACCACCGGCTCAGCCTCCCACCGGCAGCCTTCCCGGCGACATCCTCAAGGAGAGCGGCCAGCGGGAGGTGTTCTGCGGTCTCACCTCCATCGTCTGGCTGCACCGCCGCATGCCCGACGCCTTCTTCCTGGTGGTGGGTTCGCGCACCTGCGCCCACCTGATCCAGTCGGCGGCCGGTGTGATGATCTTCGCCGAACCCCGTTTCGGCACGGCGATCCTGGGGGAGCGTGACCTGGCAGGTCTGGCGGATGCCAACGAGGAACTGGACCGTCTGGTGAAGGATCTGCTGGAGCGCCGGCCCGAGATCCGCACCCTCTTCCTGGTGGGCTCCTGCCCCAGCGAGGTGATCAAGCTCGACCTGGCCAAGGCCGCCGAACGCCTCAACACCCAGCTGCTGGGGCGGGTGCGGGTGCTGAACTACTCCGGCAGCGGCATCGAAACCACCTTCACCCAGGGGGAGGACAACGCCCTGCTGGCCATGCTGCCCCTGCTACCCTCCTCCGATGAGGAGCAGCTGCTGATCGTGGGCACCCTGGCCGATGCGGTGGAGGATCGCTTCCGGCTGATCTTCGAGCGGCTGGGCATCGCCACGGTCCGCAGCCTGCCGCCGCGGCGCTCCACCGATCTGCCTCCCGTGGGTAAGGGAACGCGGGTGCTGCTCGCCCAGCCCTTCCTGAGTGCCACCGCCCGGGCCCTGCAGCACCGGGGCGCCACCTTGCTGAGTGCCCCCTATCCCTTCGGCGTGGAGGGCAGCCGCGACTGGATGGCCGCCGCCGCCACGGCCTTCGGCGTGCCCGCCGATCGCTTCAACGCGGTGCTCGACCCCCTGGTGGAACGGGGGCGCCGCGCCCTGGAGCCCCACCGGGAGGTCCTGGCTGGCAAGCGACTGTTCCTGCTGCCGGACTCCCAGATGGAGATCCCCCTGGCCCGGTTCCTGTCCAGGGAATGCGGCATGGAGCTGGTGGAGGTGGGCACCCCCTACCTCGACCGTCAGCTGATGGCGGCCGATCTGGCCCTGCTGCCCCCCGCCACCCAGCTCAGCGAGGGCCAGGACGTGGACCTGCAGCTGGAGCGGGTACGGGCCGCCCGCCCCGATCTGGTGCTCTGCGGCCTGGGGCTGGCCAATCCGCTCGAGGCCGAGGGCATCGCCACCAAGTGGTCGATCGAGCTGGTGTTCAGCCCGATCCACGGCTGCGACCAGGCCGGTGAACTGGCCGAACTCTTTGCCCGCCCGCTGCGGCGCCGGGCCGTGCTGCAGCTCTCCTGA
- a CDS encoding lipoyl protein ligase domain-containing protein, which translates to MRWIGTTRLGGDWQMAIDAWLLDGPPAPAFRLYRWSRPTLSLGWHQRRLEPHWWDLRRQGRLDLVRRPSGGRAVLHGADLTYALVWPRPQGTRSEVYGRALVWLVEAFAAMGLPLQGGRQAASLQRSSCFATSTVADLVHANGAKRVGSAQLWRGGHLLQHGSIQLDPCPGLWREVFRGDPPDLDPLPLAGIELEEHLLRSAARWLPWRPVPDPGGSSPVPPLASLTPQELAAIAPRLVRYRLTESVSGETSPELTMPRAT; encoded by the coding sequence ATGCGTTGGATCGGGACGACGCGCCTGGGCGGGGACTGGCAGATGGCGATCGACGCCTGGCTGCTGGACGGCCCGCCGGCGCCGGCCTTCCGGCTCTACCGCTGGTCGCGGCCCACCCTCTCCCTGGGCTGGCACCAGCGGCGGCTCGAGCCCCACTGGTGGGACCTGCGGCGCCAGGGGCGCCTCGACCTGGTGCGCCGCCCCAGCGGCGGCCGGGCCGTGCTCCATGGCGCCGATCTCACCTATGCCCTGGTGTGGCCCCGGCCCCAGGGAACCCGATCCGAGGTCTATGGGCGGGCCCTTGTCTGGCTGGTGGAGGCCTTCGCCGCCATGGGCCTGCCGCTGCAAGGCGGCCGCCAGGCGGCCAGCCTGCAGCGCAGCAGCTGCTTCGCCACCAGCACCGTCGCCGACCTGGTCCACGCCAACGGAGCCAAGCGCGTGGGCAGTGCCCAGCTCTGGCGCGGTGGCCACCTGCTGCAGCACGGGTCGATCCAGCTGGACCCCTGCCCTGGCCTCTGGCGGGAGGTGTTCAGAGGCGATCCCCCGGACCTCGATCCCCTGCCGCTGGCCGGGATCGAGCTGGAGGAGCATCTGCTCCGCTCGGCCGCCCGCTGGCTGCCGTGGCGCCCCGTCCCCGATCCCGGCGGGTCGTCACCGGTGCCTCCCCTGGCCTCCCTGACGCCGCAGGAGCTGGCCGCGATCGCCCCGCGGCTCGTCCGTTACCGGCTGACCGAATCCGTCAGCGGTGAGACCTCCCCCGAGCTGACCATGCCGCGGGCCACCTGA
- a CDS encoding site-2 protease family protein, with protein MGEGWQLLTIRGIPLRIHPSWFVILLLATLAFQQQYALSLGSQLAPAALWAVALVTALALFVSVLLHELGHSLVALHQGVKVKSITLFLLGGVASVERECSTARGALMVAAAGPAVSLVLGFGLLASTHAASHVAPVLGQMVERLAALNLVLGLFNLLPGLPLDGGLIVKALVWQFSGSQRRGVEVANACGRFLSLLAVGMGTVLLLRGGGIGGAWLILLGWFGLGAARNQKQMLVVQQALKDLKVRDVAQRRFRVLEADTTLRELSRLRLGTAAPPIAEAGDDAPPAERESSGPPEWLLVCDRGRWQGVIDDAPLQSLPVQCWDRETVGHHLQPLSSLPAIPESAPLWQAALQLDDGNHQRLLVLSPAGLPCGTVERPELGDAVLKKLGLRLPANLLTVARRENGYPLGMALGQVARGMVSSGEVSPLTDSVSR; from the coding sequence GTGGGTGAAGGCTGGCAACTGCTGACGATCCGCGGCATCCCCCTGCGCATCCACCCAAGCTGGTTCGTCATCCTGCTGCTGGCCACCCTGGCCTTCCAGCAGCAGTACGCCCTCAGCCTGGGCAGCCAGCTCGCCCCAGCGGCGCTCTGGGCCGTGGCCCTGGTCACGGCACTGGCCCTGTTCGTCTCCGTGCTGCTGCACGAGCTGGGCCATTCCCTGGTGGCTCTGCACCAGGGGGTCAAGGTGAAGAGCATCACCCTGTTCCTGCTGGGCGGCGTGGCCAGTGTCGAGCGGGAATGCTCCACGGCCCGCGGCGCCCTGATGGTGGCGGCGGCCGGCCCGGCGGTGAGCCTGGTGTTGGGGTTCGGCCTGCTGGCCTCCACCCATGCCGCCAGCCACGTGGCCCCGGTGCTGGGTCAGATGGTGGAGCGACTCGCGGCCCTCAACCTGGTCCTGGGCCTGTTCAACCTGCTGCCCGGCCTGCCCCTGGATGGGGGGCTGATCGTCAAGGCCCTGGTCTGGCAGTTCTCCGGCAGCCAGCGGCGCGGCGTGGAGGTGGCCAATGCCTGCGGCCGGTTCCTGTCCCTGCTCGCCGTCGGCATGGGGACCGTGCTGCTGCTGCGGGGCGGCGGCATCGGCGGCGCCTGGCTGATCCTGCTGGGCTGGTTCGGCCTCGGGGCGGCCCGGAACCAGAAGCAGATGCTGGTCGTCCAGCAGGCCCTCAAGGATCTCAAGGTCCGGGATGTGGCCCAGCGTCGCTTCCGGGTGCTGGAGGCCGACACCACCCTGCGGGAGCTGAGCCGGTTGCGCCTGGGCACCGCGGCGCCGCCCATCGCCGAGGCCGGCGACGACGCTCCCCCCGCCGAGCGGGAGTCCAGCGGCCCGCCGGAGTGGCTGCTGGTCTGCGACCGGGGTCGCTGGCAGGGGGTCATCGATGACGCGCCCCTCCAGTCCCTGCCGGTCCAGTGCTGGGACCGGGAAACGGTGGGACACCACCTCCAGCCCCTCTCCAGCCTGCCCGCCATCCCCGAATCCGCCCCGCTCTGGCAGGCCGCCCTCCAGCTGGACGACGGCAACCACCAGCGGCTGCTGGTGCTCAGTCCGGCGGGGTTGCCCTGTGGCACCGTGGAGCGCCCCGAACTGGGGGACGCGGTGCTCAAGAAGCTGGGACTGCGGCTGCCCGCCAATCTGCTCACCGTCGCTCGCCGGGAGAACGGCTACCCCCTGGGCATGGCCCTCGGTCAGGTGGCCCGCGGCATGGTCAGCTCGGGGGAGGTCTCACCGCTGACGGATTCGGTCAGCCGGTAA
- the bchL gene encoding ferredoxin:protochlorophyllide reductase (ATP-dependent) iron-sulfur ATP-binding protein, with amino-acid sequence MTTTLTSPPSTNPREDGEGSLQVHQDASMNIEEGALVIAVYGKGGIGKSTTSSNLSAAFSKLGKRVLQIGCDPKHDSTFTLTKKMVPTVIDILETVDFHTEELRPEDFVFEGYNGVMCVESGGPPAGTGCGGYVTGQTVKLLKEHHLLEDTDVVIFDVLGDVVCGGFAAPLQHAHYCLIVTANDFDSIFAMNRIMQAINAKAKNYKVRLGGVIANRSEQTDEIDKFNERTGLRTMAHFRTVDAIRKSRLKKCTIFEMESTPEVQAVQEEYLSLARKMLSDVEPLEAESLKDREIFDLLGFD; translated from the coding sequence ATGACCACCACACTCACGTCTCCCCCGAGCACCAACCCCCGCGAAGATGGCGAGGGCAGCCTGCAGGTGCATCAGGACGCGTCGATGAACATTGAGGAGGGGGCCCTGGTGATCGCCGTCTACGGCAAGGGCGGCATCGGCAAATCCACCACCTCGTCCAACCTCTCGGCCGCCTTCTCCAAGCTGGGCAAGCGGGTGCTGCAGATCGGTTGTGATCCGAAGCACGACTCCACCTTCACCCTCACCAAGAAGATGGTGCCGACGGTGATCGACATCCTCGAGACCGTTGATTTCCACACCGAGGAATTGCGGCCCGAGGACTTCGTCTTCGAGGGCTACAACGGCGTGATGTGCGTGGAATCGGGTGGTCCTCCGGCCGGCACCGGCTGCGGCGGCTACGTGACCGGACAGACGGTCAAGCTGCTGAAGGAGCACCACCTGCTCGAGGACACCGACGTGGTGATCTTCGATGTCCTTGGTGATGTGGTCTGCGGCGGCTTTGCGGCCCCCCTCCAGCACGCCCACTACTGCCTGATCGTGACGGCCAACGATTTCGATTCGATCTTCGCCATGAATCGGATCATGCAGGCGATCAATGCCAAGGCCAAGAACTACAAGGTGCGCCTCGGCGGGGTGATCGCCAATCGCTCCGAGCAAACCGACGAGATCGACAAGTTCAACGAGCGCACCGGCCTGCGCACCATGGCCCACTTCCGCACCGTTGACGCGATCCGCAAGTCACGGCTCAAGAAGTGCACCATCTTCGAGATGGAGAGCACCCCGGAGGTGCAGGCCGTCCAGGAGGAGTACCTGAGCCTGGCCCGCAAGATGCTCAGCGATGTGGAGCCGCTGGAGGCCGAATCCCTCAAGGACCGGGAGATCTTCGACCTGCTGGGCTTCGACTGA
- a CDS encoding CRR6 family NdhI maturation factor — MAPPPCPEPPPEPLKVSGAQVRALDLSPLAGLASLAPAALLSAASGLTLDFGWPREAEDPRELSEIPELRLWSLRADALHPWLPLVLERSGGQLTRHVAMLLPHGFSPTEGIRFAPESLELWITQRLFLLDHWAATGGIECRANLGQMAAVLGYELDPGFWSVMP; from the coding sequence ATGGCGCCCCCACCCTGCCCCGAGCCCCCTCCCGAGCCCCTGAAGGTGTCCGGCGCCCAGGTGCGCGCCCTCGACCTCTCCCCCCTGGCGGGCCTGGCGTCGCTGGCGCCGGCCGCGCTGCTGAGCGCCGCCAGCGGACTGACCCTTGACTTCGGCTGGCCCCGGGAGGCGGAGGATCCCCGCGAACTCTCGGAGATCCCCGAACTGCGGCTCTGGAGCCTGCGGGCCGACGCGCTCCATCCCTGGCTGCCCCTGGTGCTGGAGCGCAGCGGCGGCCAGCTCACCCGCCATGTGGCCATGCTGCTTCCCCATGGCTTCAGCCCCACCGAGGGGATCCGTTTCGCACCCGAGAGCCTTGAGCTCTGGATCACCCAGCGCCTGTTCCTGCTCGACCACTGGGCCGCCACCGGCGGGATTGAGTGCCGCGCCAACCTGGGCCAGATGGCCGCCGTGCTGGGCTACGAGCTCGACCCCGGCTTCTGGAGCGTGATGCCCTGA
- the psaM gene encoding photosystem I reaction center subunit XII — protein MVTPINQAEVLIALIVAAHAGVLAVRLCFSLYKA, from the coding sequence ATGGTCACTCCGATCAATCAGGCCGAAGTGCTGATCGCCCTCATCGTGGCGGCCCATGCCGGGGTGTTGGCCGTCCGTCTCTGCTTCAGCCTCTACAAAGCCTGA
- a CDS encoding ferredoxin:protochlorophyllide reductase (ATP-dependent) subunit B, with product MELTLWTYEGPPHVGAMRIATSMEGVHYVLHAPQGDTYADLLFTMIERRGLRPPVTYTTFQARDLGGDTAELVQRSIRQAVDRFRPEALLVGESCTAELIQDQPGALAAGMNLGVPMVNLELPAYSKKENWGAAETFYQLVRTLLKGQMPAPGAPKPSPSRWRAEGRRPRVNLLGPSLLGFRCRDDVLEITRLLAEHGIDVAVVAPLGARPADLIRIPTADANVCLYPEVAGPVCSWLERSFGQQVVRTVPIGIGATAAFLRELHGVLDLALPAELEEVEGQPSEAERRSRLPWYSRSVDSTYLTGKRVFIFADATHAIAAARIASKELGFQVVGLGSYSREQAREVRAAAAELGLEALITDDYLVVEKAMAEAAAELVLGTQMERHSAKRLGLPCAVISAPLHVQDVPARYSPQMGWEGANVIFDSWVHPLMMGLEEHLIGMFRHDFEFVDGHRSHLGDGAPAAASGADPEAPTAPTQVPATVTASVATTAPAPGTTTAGAAVREALESLWTADGEAELAKIPFFVRGKVRKNTEAFARERGLERIDAEALYDAKAHFSR from the coding sequence ATGGAACTGACCCTCTGGACCTACGAAGGCCCCCCCCACGTGGGAGCCATGCGCATCGCCACCTCCATGGAGGGGGTGCACTACGTGCTCCATGCCCCCCAGGGCGACACCTACGCCGATCTGCTGTTCACGATGATCGAGCGGCGGGGGCTGCGGCCCCCCGTCACCTACACCACGTTCCAGGCCAGGGATCTGGGCGGTGACACCGCCGAGCTGGTGCAGCGCTCGATCCGCCAGGCCGTCGACCGCTTCCGGCCCGAGGCACTGCTGGTGGGCGAGAGCTGCACCGCCGAGCTGATCCAGGACCAGCCCGGCGCCCTTGCCGCAGGCATGAACCTGGGCGTCCCGATGGTGAACCTGGAGCTGCCGGCCTACTCCAAGAAGGAGAACTGGGGCGCGGCCGAGACCTTCTACCAGCTGGTGCGCACCCTGCTCAAGGGCCAGATGCCGGCGCCGGGCGCGCCCAAGCCGTCCCCGTCCCGCTGGCGAGCGGAGGGTCGCCGGCCCCGGGTCAACCTGCTGGGGCCCAGCCTGCTGGGTTTCCGCTGCCGGGACGACGTGCTGGAGATCACCCGGCTGCTGGCCGAGCACGGCATCGATGTGGCGGTGGTGGCGCCCCTGGGCGCCCGGCCCGCCGATCTGATCCGCATCCCCACGGCCGATGCCAACGTCTGCCTTTATCCCGAGGTGGCGGGTCCGGTGTGCAGCTGGCTGGAGCGCAGCTTCGGCCAGCAGGTGGTGCGCACGGTGCCGATCGGGATCGGCGCCACCGCCGCCTTCCTGCGGGAACTGCACGGCGTGCTCGACCTGGCGCTGCCGGCCGAGCTGGAGGAGGTGGAGGGACAGCCGAGCGAGGCCGAGCGCCGCTCCCGGCTGCCCTGGTACTCCCGGTCGGTGGATTCCACCTACCTCACCGGCAAGCGGGTGTTCATCTTCGCCGATGCCACCCACGCCATCGCCGCCGCCCGGATCGCCTCCAAGGAACTGGGCTTCCAGGTGGTGGGCCTGGGCAGCTACAGCCGGGAGCAGGCCCGGGAGGTGCGGGCCGCCGCCGCCGAGCTGGGCCTGGAGGCCCTGATCACCGACGACTACCTCGTGGTGGAGAAGGCCATGGCCGAGGCGGCCGCGGAGCTGGTGCTCGGCACCCAGATGGAGCGCCACAGCGCCAAGCGTCTGGGCCTGCCCTGTGCCGTGATCAGCGCCCCCCTGCATGTCCAGGACGTGCCGGCCCGCTACTCCCCCCAGATGGGCTGGGAGGGGGCCAACGTGATCTTCGACTCCTGGGTGCACCCGCTGATGATGGGTCTGGAGGAGCACCTGATCGGGATGTTCCGCCACGACTTCGAGTTCGTCGACGGCCACCGCAGCCACCTGGGCGATGGCGCCCCGGCGGCGGCCTCGGGCGCCGACCCCGAGGCCCCCACGGCTCCGACGCAGGTGCCAGCCACGGTCACGGCGTCCGTCGCCACCACCGCCCCAGCACCGGGCACCACCACCGCCGGCGCCGCCGTCCGGGAAGCCCTCGAAAGCCTCTGGACCGCCGATGGTGAAGCCGAGCTCGCCAAGATTCCCTTTTTCGTGCGGGGCAAGGTGCGCAAGAACACCGAAGCCTTCGCCCGCGAACGGGGCCTGGAGAGGATCGATGCCGAGGCCCTCTATGACGCCAAGGCCCACTTCAGCCGCTGA
- the folE gene encoding GTP cyclohydrolase I: protein MTSTLPTGLSARQAAPVTTPIPVSLRIRERLQKEGIPFLANDNISDHLREGELDQLEIEVAGKVRDLLRSLVIDIENDHNTEETAERVAKMYLHEVFKGRYHEQPKIASFPNVKQLDEIYTVGPISIRSACSHHLVPILGNCWIGIKPGERVIGLSKFSRVADWVFSRPHIQEEAVIILANEIERLCQPLGLAILVKAQHYCMKWRGVKEPQTSMVNSVVRGDFRHDPSLKQEFFELVRQQEALLST, encoded by the coding sequence ATGACATCCACCCTCCCCACTGGCCTAAGCGCCCGTCAGGCCGCTCCCGTCACGACCCCCATCCCCGTCAGCCTGCGGATCCGCGAACGGCTGCAGAAGGAAGGGATCCCGTTTCTGGCCAACGACAACATCTCCGACCACCTGCGCGAGGGTGAGCTCGACCAGCTGGAGATCGAGGTGGCCGGCAAGGTGCGCGACCTGCTGCGCAGCCTGGTGATCGATATCGAGAACGACCACAACACCGAGGAGACGGCCGAGCGGGTCGCCAAGATGTACCTCCACGAGGTGTTCAAGGGTCGTTACCACGAGCAGCCGAAGATCGCCAGCTTCCCCAACGTGAAGCAGCTCGATGAGATCTACACCGTCGGGCCCATCTCCATCCGTTCCGCCTGTTCCCACCACCTGGTTCCGATCCTCGGCAACTGCTGGATCGGCATCAAACCCGGTGAGCGGGTGATCGGCCTGTCGAAGTTCTCTCGCGTCGCCGACTGGGTCTTCTCCCGGCCCCACATCCAGGAGGAGGCGGTGATCATCCTCGCCAACGAGATCGAGCGGCTCTGCCAGCCCCTCGGACTGGCGATCCTGGTTAAGGCCCAGCACTACTGCATGAAATGGCGCGGGGTGAAGGAACCCCAGACCAGCATGGTCAACTCGGTCGTGCGCGGTGATTTCCGCCACGACCCGAGCCTCAAGCAGGAGTTCTTCGAGCTCGTGCGTCAGCAGGAGGCCCTGCTCAGCACCTGA
- a CDS encoding phosphoribosylanthranilate isomerase, protein MIPVTTPLLKICGLREPAQATAIAALGADAIGVIAVPGSPRYVPPEQRAALFAAMAAGRPAIAADRPDCFGVLVVADPGDDQLEELAAGQGHAVVQLHGEESAERCRELGGRLGVRLWKALRVRTPEDLERAAAYAGVVEALLLDAWCPGQLGGTGHRIPIEWLEHFRPSMPWWLAGGVGPGTAGELLARLRPDGLDASSALEERPGVKDLARVASLVAAVRGSGGG, encoded by the coding sequence TTGATTCCGGTCACCACTCCGCTGCTCAAGATCTGCGGGCTCCGGGAGCCGGCCCAGGCCACCGCCATCGCGGCCCTGGGGGCCGATGCGATCGGGGTCATCGCCGTTCCCGGCTCGCCCCGCTACGTGCCGCCGGAGCAGCGGGCCGCCCTGTTCGCTGCCATGGCCGCCGGCCGCCCCGCCATCGCCGCAGACCGTCCCGATTGCTTCGGTGTGCTGGTGGTGGCCGATCCCGGGGACGATCAGCTGGAGGAGCTGGCGGCGGGGCAGGGCCATGCGGTGGTGCAGCTGCATGGGGAGGAGAGCGCCGAGCGCTGCCGCGAGCTGGGCGGGCGGCTGGGGGTGCGCCTCTGGAAGGCCCTGCGGGTGCGGACGCCCGAGGACCTGGAGCGGGCGGCCGCCTACGCGGGCGTGGTGGAGGCCCTGCTGCTCGATGCCTGGTGCCCCGGCCAGCTGGGGGGCACCGGGCACCGGATCCCGATCGAATGGCTTGAGCACTTCCGCCCGTCCATGCCTTGGTGGCTGGCCGGGGGGGTCGGCCCCGGGACGGCGGGCGAGCTGCTGGCCCGGCTGCGTCCCGATGGCCTCGATGCCTCCAGTGCCCTGGAGGAGCGTCCCGGCGTCAAGGACCTGGCGCGGGTCGCGTCCCTGGTGGCAGCGGTGCGTGGATCCGGCGGCGGTTGA
- a CDS encoding protochlorophyllide reductase, translating into MVTPSGETALSPAASRGTAAGPGVPGTALITGASSGVGLFAAKALVDRGWHVVMACRDTDKARRAQAALGMADGAVTHLKVDLADLDSVRALVDAFHATGRPLDALVCNAAVYLPRLKHPERSPQGYEISMATNHFGHFLLIHLLLEDLKRSSHPSRRLVILGTVTANSKELGGKIPIPAPADLGDLSGFAAGFKAPIAMASGKSFKPGKAYKDSKLCNMITTQELHRRLHGSTGIVFTSLYPGCVADTPLFRHTPRAFQTIFPWFQKNITGGYVSQALAGERVAQVTADPEFAVSGVHWSWGNRQTKGGKQFSQELSEKASNPVTAQRMWDYSMQLVGLA; encoded by the coding sequence ATGGTGACCCCATCCGGTGAGACCGCCCTTTCCCCCGCCGCGTCCCGGGGCACGGCTGCCGGCCCTGGGGTTCCCGGAACAGCCCTGATCACCGGCGCCTCCTCCGGTGTCGGTCTGTTCGCCGCCAAGGCCCTGGTGGATCGGGGCTGGCACGTGGTGATGGCCTGCAGGGACACCGACAAGGCCCGGCGGGCCCAGGCGGCCCTGGGCATGGCCGATGGCGCGGTGACCCACCTGAAGGTGGATCTGGCGGATCTCGACAGCGTGCGCGCCCTGGTCGACGCCTTCCATGCCACCGGGCGCCCCCTGGATGCCCTGGTCTGCAATGCGGCGGTCTACCTGCCGCGGCTGAAGCATCCGGAGCGCTCGCCCCAGGGCTACGAGATCTCGATGGCCACCAACCACTTCGGCCATTTCCTGCTGATCCACCTGCTGCTGGAAGACCTCAAGCGCTCCTCCCACCCGTCGCGGCGCCTGGTGATCCTGGGCACCGTCACCGCCAATTCCAAGGAGCTGGGGGGCAAGATCCCCATCCCGGCGCCCGCCGATCTCGGCGACCTCTCGGGCTTCGCCGCCGGCTTCAAGGCCCCGATCGCCATGGCCAGCGGCAAGAGCTTCAAGCCCGGCAAGGCGTACAAGGACAGCAAGCTCTGCAACATGATCACCACCCAGGAGCTGCACCGCCGGCTGCACGGCAGCACCGGCATCGTCTTCACCTCCCTCTATCCGGGCTGCGTGGCCGACACCCCCCTCTTCCGTCACACGCCGCGGGCCTTCCAGACGATCTTCCCCTGGTTCCAGAAGAACATCACCGGCGGTTACGTGAGCCAGGCCCTGGCCGGCGAACGGGTGGCCCAGGTGACGGCCGATCCGGAGTTCGCCGTCTCCGGGGTGCACTGGAGCTGGGGAAACCGGCAGACCAAGGGGGGCAAACAGTTCAGCCAGGAGCTCTCGGAGAAGGCCAGCAACCCCGTCACCGCCCAGCGGATGTGGGACTACTCGATGCAGCTGGTGGGGCTGGCCTGA
- a CDS encoding SDR family oxidoreductase, with translation MPVALITGASRGIGAATARRFAAEGYDLLLVARGQADLDGLAAELRALGRRVETLALDLTQPEAIAPALTELLGRGLVPSVVINNAGAAWTGPLAVMPIERWQWLLQLNLTSVFQVCQAVLPALRQAGGGRIINVSSHAARNAFPEWGAYCVSKAALASFSRCLEAEERSAGIAVSTLTLGAVNTPLWDSETVHSSFDRRAMLSAEQVAESLLYLARQSHSQTVEDLTLMPAAGAF, from the coding sequence TTGCCCGTCGCTCTGATCACCGGTGCCTCCCGTGGCATCGGCGCGGCCACCGCGAGGCGTTTCGCCGCTGAGGGCTACGACCTGCTGCTGGTGGCCCGAGGCCAGGCCGACCTCGACGGGCTCGCCGCCGAGCTGCGGGCCCTGGGCCGCCGCGTTGAGACCCTGGCCCTCGACCTGACCCAGCCGGAAGCCATTGCGCCCGCCCTGACCGAACTGCTCGGGCGCGGTCTGGTGCCTTCGGTGGTGATCAACAACGCCGGTGCCGCCTGGACCGGCCCCCTGGCGGTGATGCCGATCGAGCGCTGGCAGTGGCTGCTGCAGCTCAACCTCACCAGCGTCTTCCAGGTCTGCCAGGCGGTGCTGCCGGCCCTGCGCCAGGCGGGTGGCGGGCGGATCATCAACGTCAGCAGCCATGCCGCCCGCAACGCCTTTCCCGAGTGGGGGGCCTACTGCGTCAGCAAGGCCGCCCTGGCCTCCTTCAGCCGCTGCCTCGAAGCGGAGGAGCGCTCCGCCGGCATCGCCGTGAGCACCCTCACCCTGGGGGCGGTGAATACACCCCTCTGGGACAGTGAAACCGTCCACAGTTCCTTCGACCGACGTGCCATGCTTTCAGCCGAGCAGGTCGCCGAATCCCTGCTCTACCTTGCGCGGCAATCCCACAGCCAGACGGTTGAGGACCTCACCCTGATGCCGGCCGCCGGAGCCTTCTAA